In Pseudomonas sp. Leaf58, one DNA window encodes the following:
- a CDS encoding GGDEF domain-containing protein, giving the protein MSKGGVRARLLGLCSEAASAWVVALVVLVAGGLLTAVLALAAQSFYKQQLRQRFELLASERFSRIAERFDEQQQRLDGLRRFFSFSNEVTPHEFAGYARPLLKRTLAYAWAPRVEAAQRAEFERQATGHSGPGYAIRDQDERGQWHPAPQRDHYFPVLYTQSGELPGLPYGLDLAGQDAPRAALARALGPGSMAVSEPLTMFDTLSDARGLLMVAPVFSDANPHGAAVGYVMALLSMRELVSDGHPVAADDNLVVRIVDSTGLHGPELMFDSQNPVAPLPLESNQLLHLADHHLQLSIRPSLAFVQANRSSAVLAVGLLGGLLSLLLSVLIYCLFSQRQRALALVEQRTAELQISEQSLRGTHNQLRSVLDAATQVAIIATNLKGVVSMFNAGAERMLGYPASEAIGLLRLEDLVLPEELSLRAHALSLRYGRPIAGGQAMFAETVQEHGAEPGEWTLLRADGRQLVANMLVTAMLDEQGLWVGYLAICIDVTERRRVHEALAARDRLLEKLSAEVPGGIYQYRLDGNGHSCFPYASMGLYDIYEVDLQQLREDATAVFERIHPDDLERVRRSVRYSAEHLSPWREEYRVCLPRAGLRWVRGEATPEVGEQGCTLWHGYLTDISDLKGVEEELRALSVTDSLTGIHNRRYFQERLKIELERAQRDGLALAVIMIDIDHFKRINDRFGHAVGDLVLRSLCQRIAQRLRRTDVFCRLGGEEFMVLCPGSDGEQARLLALELWHGVRNVPVEGVGRVTASFGVAGWRLGEGADALLLRADAGVYAAKQAGRDRVEGESA; this is encoded by the coding sequence ATGTCAAAGGGTGGCGTGCGTGCGCGGTTACTTGGCCTGTGCTCAGAGGCAGCGTCCGCCTGGGTGGTGGCGTTGGTCGTCCTGGTGGCGGGTGGCCTGCTGACGGCCGTCTTGGCGCTTGCCGCGCAAAGTTTCTACAAGCAGCAGTTACGCCAGCGTTTCGAGCTGCTGGCCAGCGAGCGCTTCAGCCGAATTGCCGAGCGGTTTGACGAACAGCAGCAGCGCCTGGATGGGCTGCGGCGGTTTTTCAGTTTTTCCAACGAAGTCACACCACACGAGTTTGCTGGCTACGCCCGGCCATTGCTGAAGCGGACCCTGGCCTACGCCTGGGCGCCGCGCGTCGAAGCCGCGCAACGCGCCGAGTTCGAGCGCCAGGCCACTGGGCACTCCGGCCCGGGCTATGCGATCCGCGATCAGGATGAGCGTGGCCAATGGCACCCCGCACCCCAGCGCGACCATTACTTCCCGGTACTCTATACCCAGTCGGGCGAACTGCCGGGGCTGCCCTATGGGTTAGACCTCGCCGGTCAAGACGCGCCCCGGGCGGCACTGGCGCGGGCGCTTGGGCCAGGCAGCATGGCGGTGTCCGAGCCACTGACCATGTTCGATACCCTGTCGGACGCGCGCGGCCTGCTGATGGTGGCGCCGGTGTTTTCCGATGCCAACCCGCACGGCGCGGCAGTAGGTTACGTGATGGCCCTGCTGAGCATGCGCGAGCTGGTCAGTGACGGGCACCCGGTTGCGGCAGACGACAACCTGGTGGTGCGCATCGTCGACTCTACCGGGCTGCACGGCCCTGAACTGATGTTCGATTCGCAGAACCCGGTGGCGCCCTTGCCGCTGGAGAGCAACCAGCTGTTGCACTTGGCTGACCACCACCTACAGCTGAGTATTCGGCCGAGCCTGGCCTTCGTGCAGGCCAACCGCTCCTCGGCGGTGCTGGCGGTGGGCCTGTTGGGCGGCTTGTTGAGCCTGCTGCTCAGCGTCTTGATCTATTGCCTGTTCAGCCAGCGCCAGCGTGCCTTGGCCCTGGTCGAGCAGCGCACCGCCGAGCTGCAGATCAGCGAGCAGTCCCTGCGTGGTACCCACAACCAACTGCGCAGCGTGTTGGATGCCGCGACCCAGGTGGCAATCATCGCCACCAACCTCAAGGGCGTGGTCAGCATGTTCAATGCCGGTGCCGAGCGCATGCTCGGTTACCCGGCCAGCGAGGCGATCGGCCTATTGCGCCTGGAGGACCTGGTGCTGCCCGAGGAGCTGAGCCTGCGTGCCCATGCCTTGAGCCTGCGTTACGGCCGGCCGATTGCCGGCGGCCAGGCCATGTTCGCCGAAACCGTGCAGGAGCATGGTGCCGAGCCGGGGGAATGGACCTTATTGCGTGCGGATGGCCGCCAATTGGTGGCCAACATGCTGGTCACCGCCATGCTCGATGAACAGGGCTTGTGGGTGGGTTACCTGGCGATCTGCATCGATGTCACCGAACGGCGCCGGGTGCATGAGGCGCTGGCGGCGCGTGATCGGTTGCTGGAAAAGCTCAGTGCCGAGGTGCCGGGTGGCATCTACCAGTACCGTTTGGACGGCAACGGCCATTCGTGTTTTCCGTATGCCAGCATGGGCCTGTACGACATCTACGAAGTCGACCTGCAGCAATTGCGCGAGGACGCCACGGCGGTGTTCGAGCGTATCCACCCCGATGACCTGGAGCGCGTGCGCCGCTCGGTACGTTACTCGGCCGAACACCTGTCGCCCTGGCGCGAAGAGTACCGGGTTTGCCTGCCGCGTGCCGGGTTGCGCTGGGTGCGTGGCGAGGCGACACCGGAAGTGGGCGAGCAGGGTTGCACCCTGTGGCATGGCTACCTGACGGATATTTCCGACCTCAAGGGCGTGGAGGAAGAGTTGCGTGCGCTGTCGGTTACCGACTCGCTGACGGGCATCCATAACCGCCGCTACTTCCAGGAACGGCTCAAGATCGAACTGGAACGGGCCCAGCGTGATGGCCTGGCGCTGGCGGTGATCATGATCGACATCGATCACTTCAAACGCATCAACGACCGCTTTGGCCATGCTGTGGGTGACCTTGTGCTGCGCAGCCTGTGCCAGCGCATTGCGCAGCGTCTGCGGCGTACCGATGTGTTCTGCCGCTTGGGCGGCGAGGAATTCATGGTGCTGTGCCCGGGCAGCGATGGCGAGCAGGCGCGGCTACTGGCGCTGGAGTTGTGGCACGGGGTGCGCAATGTGCCGGTGGAAGGCGTGGGCAGGGTGACCGCGAGTTTTGGCGTGGCCGGGTGGCGGCTGGGGGAAGGCGCCGATGCCTTGCTGTTGCGCGCGGATGCCGGGGTGTATGCGGCCAAGCAGGCCGGGCGGGACCGGGTGGAGGGGGAGTCCGCCTGA